The following nucleotide sequence is from Carassius gibelio isolate Cgi1373 ecotype wild population from Czech Republic chromosome A24, carGib1.2-hapl.c, whole genome shotgun sequence.
TAATATGCTATCACTCCGGGCTCTTCTATTCTCTAGCCTTAGCTGTGGTCTTCGGATGCACACTTGGCTGGGACTTGGAAGTCTGGTGGCATGGGCACCTTGATCCCCATAGCATtagatgcagctcgagttcctgaaaagcaACGTCTCAagttatgcatgtaaccatggttcctcaagGGAACAAAACACTGCGTCTCGAAACCATACTCCCTGCTTCATTCCCAGAGGCTAACCCGGCACTGCCGCACATGCTTTTAAACTTCCTGGTCGATGACGTCACCCACCTATGACATCTTGCCTTTCCATTTTGctgattacacatgtgattcagagcatgGTCACGCAGATGACAATCCCCATAGCGTTTGACACAGCATCTCTTcccctcgaggaaccatggttacatgcgttaCCTGGGACAATTTATCCATACTGATGTAAAACCGCAATATTATGTTCTAACCACAGATGGTGATAGAGAGGTTGAAGTGCCATAGTGCACCTTTGActaaatttaaaatcaaatagaCATGATCTATTTAATTAAAGCATAACAACAGTGCTCTAAACCACACTGTCACTCTGCAGGGCTCAAATGTTAGATTGTAATCTGACAAATGCATATTGGCCATaactttgatttattattattcatttaacttTGATTCtctgtcaagggaacttcaaactgcgccCTCTTAGGGAACACTATGGGAaacacctcatcgtgacccgtgtctgaagcatacttagAAAAACGCtaacgtgttggccggcgacagcctctgacgtcactaccggcgcgactataaatacgctcccgtaggacccgtcacttatcttcttcgtcttcattgactgttttgtttgaagcgtgcatctgagaaacgaccgaaacggtaagagcgatctataattgttatcatggcatccactagcaaggcgtttaaacagtgtgtgcatccatgtcagtgttatttgacacctgatgacacacacactctttgcgtctcttgtttgagCGAAGAGTACGCGCgtggatgtccttgagggggcaatctgcgtgCGCTGCAAGCGTTTTTTTGTGAAAAAGCTCCACTTTCATTTGCCTCCTttttcgaggaaagagggacagcTATCTGGTTCCCGCGGttcaggacccgccgttgccgaggcacggaggaggATGAGTTCATGGGAatcacaggtggatctcgctgaggaatgtagagagggacttttcatttcacactctccggcggcaaacgagagtgaacttcaggaggaagatgcgttgtcattaacccattctgatactgaagttagtgctctgctgggttctacccagaaagagcaggagatgtctgagagtggcgaagaagctgaggctgagtcttctcaatcctcctgccctgcgtatgggGAGATGTTAGAGGTTATGAATTGCGCCACGGCAAAATTAGGcttgccatggaagcgtgccagaaaggtaacgtcgcgaggttgcctcgatgagcgttatttgtctgaccatagccctccagcccaggtgagccttccattcttgcctgacttgcatgcagaagtcgaaaagaaatgaaagaggccGTTTTCCTCTCGCATCCATTGGTTTCAGTATACAAGTTATGCTTATATCGAGCTTATATATTATGCTTAtaccccctgtagaagagatgctggctagctatctctctgtgggggaaacatcctctcttaaatctccctctttgccattaAAGCCCCACCAGGATACATAacgcttaaatggtaaatcatacgcatcaccaggtcaggctgtggcttcattgcaTACAATGGCAGTGCTTCAGGCTTACCAGGCTGACTTGCTGAAGGACCTGGATACAGGAGAGGGCCTTTCAGCTGACCAGGTAGCCGAGCTGCACCTcaccacagacctctctctccgggctaccaagcaggccgcctccaccatgggtaggtctatggcggccatggtggtaatggagagacatctgtgggtgaacctggcagacatcgggagggAAGAAAGGTGGTTTCTTCTTGATGCTCCGGtctcgccttctgaacttttcggtacCTCCGTCGAGATGGTGGTCGAAAACTTCAGGGAGGCAAGGGCGCTCAGCTGCCTTTaaatccttcattccacgaaggtccaggtccgagCACGAACAGCAAAGGGGTCCTGGGCCATCTagatctgaggatcgaagacgggcgcagaaggctagtgtcgcggctcacgctcctcccccgcctaagggcaggggcaagaggaattgcgggtcacgaagaggtaagcagggtctgagggGATTTGATTCAGATGAGGCAGCGTCCTCGTCTGGATCggagcgatacctaggagttACTCActtcttttggatgtttttaacttctgtttttattttcccctgcctaattcccctgtagccaccagctctccaccttatatatttttaatatataagcaCTGTTTGTGCAAATTTTTGTCCATTTTCCATTAAAGTTTTCCATGCTTGTTTAGATTCATATGATGCATGAGTTGACTTAGTTTTGTGGagttttgagttttattttaggATTTATGAGCCTTTGGGTAAAGTAGGTACAGACCAAATTATGAAATGGTCCTGATATAACTGCccaaatgcaaaagtaaaaaattgtttttgactTACATGTTAAATCAAAATTCAGTGGTTTAAGAGAGAGACAATCCCttctagaatttttatttatagaaGAAATATGTAATGAATATGCATACTGTCCATACTCTTACAGTATCTGTGCACATGCTTTAtagctgaactgaatcaacattgaactaaaatgttctgaataatgacactattgaagcagaaaattaagttgtttatTATCCATGAATTGACacagtttattactgtgaagTTGCTTTGAAACCATCTgttttgtataaagcactatatatctgtaaataaatgtaatttgacaAGCATGAGTGCTATAACAAACTGCTTTGCACTTTACTGCACACTGAACATGCAAAAAATACAATACAGTGCTGTATTTGTTTTTGATTGACAGAAAACATACCCTTTAGGAATTTGGATGGATTACAGttttcttttcaaaatgtttttgcttAGTTTAGCAAAAATATTATAGGTATTCAAGTATAGGATTTATAAAACTTAGAATAATGTGTTATTAAGCAAACCCGCTGCATTTTTATATGCGCACAATAATTTGCGAACATAATGAATGTTATCTAGGTCatttagcagtgttttttttttaattatctaaatGATTATTCAGACCAAAAGAGGCATTGCAGTCCTTTTCAAGTCTGTTGTTAATTTTGTTCGGCATTGTTATTCTTATTACTAATaggtttattttacattgtacagtttgtgctgttttaaattgaactactggttttcgtctggtcagaggagaactgaccccccaactgagcctggtttctcccaaggtttttttctccattctgtcaccgatggagtttcggttccttgccgctgtcgcctctggcttgcttagttggggtcacttcatctacagtgatatcattgacttgattgcaaataaaaacagacactatttaactgaacagagatgacataactgaattcaatgatgaactgcctttaactataattttgcattattgagacactgttttcctaatgaatgttgttcagtgctttgacgcaatgtattttgtttaaagcactatataaataaaggtgattgattgattgattgattgattaaatgaattaatagtAGCAATAGTAGCAATTAATCATAATTAGTTAATTATTAGAAGCTATAAttgtttcatttgtgtgtgtgtgtgtgtgtgaaagacttAAACATGCACTGTTGATTAACTATAACACTTTTGGAGTTGTTTGTTGTTatgccatgcttttttttttttatcaaatatctcatgttttgtattttaatgtctcagTCTTTTGCCCCTCTTGCATATTTAAGGTGGTTTCTAGGTATTAATTAGATGATGATTAGTAATAGCTGTCAAGTTCAGAATTATTGGTAGAGTTGCATAAAGCCAGTATTTCTCTAACATTATCCCTCAAAGTATTTATGAATTCTTGTAAACCCTGACTACGAAGGAACTGATTCTTTACAACCTTTTCTGCTGCCTCCATCACATCTTCCATGGCCTTTATCACAGGCTCCCAGATGATGAAGCTCTTAGTCTGTTTCTCCAATACAGTGACTCTTCCACTAAGAACAGTCAGAAGGGTCACAGCTCTCCTGACCGTTTCCTGAATATCAGCTGTGAAGTGTAGATGCTGCTTCAACTCTTCATTCTCCTTCTCCAGTGTATTTATCAACTTAACTGTCTCTTCAGTCTCCTTCTGTATGGCAGCAATCTTGGATTGGTAATCAGACACCTTCATGCTCTTCTCATTCACCTGGGACTCATGTTTTTTTAGCTCATTTTCAGCATCGCTGATGGCGTTTGAAGCCTTAACAATTTCGCTGGTTCCCACAGATAGCATTACTATACCTAGTGGAAAGCAAGAATCCTATCAGCCACAAATATTGATTAATATTGAAAAGATGATAAAAGAAGTTCTAGAAGTGGATAAGAGAGGATTTCTCACTAGGAATCCATCCGAAGATTGGTATTGCAGCCAGTACAGCACCTCCAATTGTTACACCTGTACCAGTGTTCTTTCTAGCTTGCTGCCTTTGTAGCTCATCTTTTGTCAATGCTACCATTTTTTCAGCCTGTTCCAAAGCTGCTTTAGAATTCTTTAATGATTCTTCAGCAGAGTTCTTCTCTATGTGTAACTTTTCCTTTGCATTGCttttttctttgttctgctgctcagcttttcctttttctttaataAGTCGCTCCATGCATTcttctaaatatttaagtttttcctTAATCATTGTCTCTGATTTTTCCAGGAAACGCTCAGCATGGATAATATGCTTCCTGATTTGTTCATAATTACAGCACATGCCAGTGGTGGGATCAACTCGTGCATCCAAGAGAGACTTGTAGATGTTACAGATAGAGACTATTCCCTCATTTAGAGACTCAACAACTGTCTCCATAGACTGCAAATCCATAACACTGCCAATTTGAAGAtaaggaaagagaaaaaaaaacatttaatttgtaattcaCAACAACATCATATCAATAATACACCATAATTAACCTTTAATAAAAGTAATACTTTGTAAATATAGACTGGATTAAAC
It contains:
- the LOC127946275 gene encoding uncharacterized protein LOC127946275, producing MDLQSMETVVESLNEGIVSICNIYKSLLDARVDPTTGMCCNYEQIRKHIIHAERFLEKSETMIKEKLKYLEECMERLIKEKGKAEQQNKEKSNAKEKLHIEKNSAEESLKNSKAALEQAEKMVALTKDELQRQQARKNTGTGVTIGGAVLAAIPIFGWIPIMLSVGTSEIVKASNAISDAENELKKHESQVNEKSMKVSDYQSKIAAIQKETEETVKLINTLEKENEELKQHLHFTADIQETVRRAVTLLTVLSGRVTVLEKQTKSFIIWEPVIKAMEDVMEAAEKVVKNQFLRSQGLQEFINTLRDNVREILALCNSTNNSELDSYY